Proteins encoded within one genomic window of Cryomorphaceae bacterium 1068:
- the dnaK gene encoding molecular chaperone DnaK gives MSKVIGIDLGTTNSCVSVMEGNEPVVIANSEGKRTTPSIVAFTEGGERKVGDPAKRQAITNPTKTISSIKRFMGNSFDEVKNEAGRVPYKVVKGDNNTPRVEIDDRKYTPQEISAIILQKMKKTAEDYLGTTVSEAVITVPAYFNDSQRQATKEAGEIAGLKVRRIINEPTAAALAYGLDKKSEDVKVVVFDLGGGTHDVSILELGDGVFEVLSTDGDTHLGGDDFDQVIIDWLVQEFKGEYSTDLTQDPMALQRLKEAAEKAKIELSSGTSTEINLPYIMPVDGVPRHLVKTLTRAKFEQLAHDLIQRTIDPCEKAMKSAGLSKSDIDEVILVGGSTRIPAVVENVKKFFGKEPSKGVNPDEVVSIGAAIQGGVLTGEVKDVLLLDVTPLSLGIETMGGVFTKLIEANTTIPTKKSEVFSTASDNQPSVDIHVLQGERPMAAGNRSIGRFQLSDIPPSPRGVPQIEVTFDIDANGILNVSAKDKATGKEQSIRIEASSGLSDEEIDKMKKEAEANAESDRKAKEEVDTVNKADSLIFQTEKQLSEFGDKIPADKKQPIEDALAELKKAHEAKDIDAMNSGMEKLNTVFQAASQEMYSAQQEAQGSGAENAESSASDGDEEVTDVDFEEVSEEQK, from the coding sequence ATGAGTAAAGTAATAGGAATAGATCTCGGTACCACCAACTCGTGTGTATCGGTAATGGAGGGTAACGAACCTGTTGTTATCGCGAATAGCGAGGGTAAACGAACTACTCCATCAATTGTAGCCTTCACAGAAGGAGGCGAGCGAAAAGTGGGTGACCCTGCAAAAAGACAGGCCATCACAAACCCTACTAAGACGATCTCATCAATCAAGCGATTTATGGGTAACTCTTTCGACGAAGTAAAAAATGAAGCGGGAAGGGTTCCTTATAAAGTTGTAAAAGGAGACAACAACACTCCGCGTGTTGAGATCGACGATAGAAAATATACTCCACAAGAGATTTCTGCCATCATCTTACAAAAGATGAAGAAAACAGCAGAAGACTACTTGGGTACTACTGTATCAGAAGCGGTAATTACCGTTCCTGCTTACTTTAATGACTCTCAGCGTCAAGCTACCAAAGAAGCAGGTGAAATTGCAGGTTTGAAAGTTCGAAGAATCATCAACGAACCGACTGCAGCAGCATTAGCCTACGGACTTGACAAAAAGAGCGAAGACGTAAAAGTTGTGGTATTCGACCTTGGTGGTGGAACACATGACGTATCGATCTTGGAATTGGGAGACGGCGTATTCGAAGTATTATCAACTGATGGTGATACACACCTAGGTGGAGATGACTTTGACCAAGTAATCATCGATTGGTTGGTTCAAGAATTTAAAGGAGAATACAGCACGGATCTCACGCAAGATCCAATGGCTTTGCAGCGTTTGAAAGAAGCTGCTGAAAAAGCAAAAATTGAATTGTCAAGTGGAACTTCTACTGAAATCAACTTGCCATATATCATGCCTGTAGATGGCGTTCCGCGTCACTTGGTGAAAACTTTGACACGCGCCAAATTCGAGCAGCTTGCCCATGACTTGATCCAGAGAACGATCGATCCTTGTGAGAAAGCGATGAAATCGGCGGGTTTGAGCAAGTCAGACATTGATGAAGTAATCTTGGTAGGAGGATCTACACGAATTCCGGCAGTAGTCGAAAACGTGAAGAAATTCTTCGGCAAGGAGCCTTCAAAAGGAGTAAATCCGGATGAGGTAGTTTCTATCGGAGCGGCTATCCAAGGTGGTGTGCTTACAGGAGAGGTGAAAGATGTTCTTTTGCTAGACGTAACTCCACTTTCTTTGGGTATCGAAACGATGGGTGGAGTCTTCACCAAATTGATCGAAGCGAATACCACGATTCCTACAAAGAAATCGGAAGTATTCTCTACCGCATCAGACAATCAGCCATCAGTAGACATTCACGTGTTGCAAGGTGAGCGCCCGATGGCGGCAGGAAACAGATCGATTGGTCGATTCCAATTGTCAGACATTCCACCATCGCCTAGAGGTGTGCCTCAAATCGAAGTGACGTTTGACATCGATGCCAACGGTATTTTGAATGTGTCTGCTAAAGATAAAGCGACAGGTAAAGAGCAAAGCATCAGAATCGAAGCTTCCAGTGGACTTTCCGATGAGGAAATCGACAAAATGAAGAAAGAGGCTGAAGCCAATGCTGAATCTGACCGAAAAGCTAAAGAAGAAGTTGACACTGTCAACAAAGCGGACTCGCTGATTTTCCAAACAGAGAAACAGTTGAGCGAATTCGGAGATAAGATTCCTGCGGACAAAAAGCAGCCTATCGAAGATGCTTTGGCGGAGCTTAAGAAAGCTCACGAAGCTAAAGATATCGACGCGATGAATTCAGGTATGGAAAAACTAAACACCGTTTTCCAAGCCGCATCACAAGAGATGTACAGCGCACAGCAAGAAGCTCAGGGTAGCGGAGCCGAAAACGCTGAATCAAGTGCTTCTGACGGTGACGAAGAAGTAACTGATGTTGACTTCGAAGAAGTAAGTGAAGAGCAGAAATAA
- a CDS encoding cytochrome-c peroxidase, with the protein MSLSKIVLLVISGLIVLCTGLSQNPTRYTLKRPDNFPPFIQNNAENLTKEGVLLGRSLFYDTILSRDFSISCASCHKPENAFSDSGEISSKGVSGKRQRRNTPALFNLLWSDSFFWDGRVTSLESQAIEVVSGHTEMDLSWQEAVSRLSSDETYLSLFDQAFPGREIDSLLVADALAQFQSTLISNNSKYDRVLRGEDHFTEEEYKGFVFVNDQSMGNCLHCHTTDAHALGTNGGLANNGLPIIDSLDWGKYDVTSDENDLGLFKIPSLRNLVFTAPYMHDGRFSSLEEVLDFYSRGVESHVNLDAKMNYFTKNKPLFSEEEKHNILAFLMTLTDSTFVENPLYRSASYQVE; encoded by the coding sequence ATGAGTCTTTCGAAGATAGTTTTGCTGGTCATAAGTGGTTTGATAGTCTTGTGTACAGGTCTATCTCAAAACCCTACCCGTTATACTTTGAAACGACCGGATAATTTTCCTCCCTTCATTCAGAATAATGCTGAGAACCTCACAAAAGAGGGTGTTCTACTAGGGCGGTCATTGTTTTACGATACTATTTTAAGCAGGGATTTCTCGATATCGTGCGCTTCTTGTCATAAGCCTGAGAATGCCTTTTCCGATTCAGGAGAAATAAGTAGTAAGGGTGTAAGTGGAAAACGGCAAAGACGCAATACACCTGCTCTCTTTAATTTGCTATGGAGTGACTCTTTCTTTTGGGATGGGAGAGTGACGAGTCTTGAAAGCCAAGCCATCGAGGTTGTGTCAGGACATACCGAAATGGACTTGTCATGGCAAGAAGCGGTTTCCAGATTATCATCCGATGAAACTTACTTGAGCTTGTTTGATCAGGCATTTCCGGGAAGAGAAATAGACAGTTTGCTTGTAGCTGACGCTTTGGCACAATTTCAATCCACATTGATTTCCAATAACTCAAAGTACGACAGAGTACTAAGAGGTGAGGATCATTTCACGGAGGAAGAGTACAAAGGATTCGTATTTGTAAATGATCAAAGCATGGGCAATTGTCTTCATTGTCATACCACTGATGCACATGCCTTAGGTACGAATGGAGGACTAGCCAATAATGGCTTGCCAATCATTGATTCGCTTGACTGGGGTAAGTATGATGTGACCTCCGATGAAAATGATCTGGGGCTCTTTAAGATTCCAAGTTTGAGAAATCTGGTTTTTACAGCTCCCTACATGCACGATGGTAGATTTTCATCACTAGAAGAAGTTCTTGATTTTTACAGCAGAGGTGTCGAGTCGCATGTCAATCTCGACGCTAAAATGAATTACTTCACAAAAAATAAACCGCTATTTTCTGAAGAAGAAAAGCACAATATACTGGCATTTTTAATGACACTTACAGATTCGACTTTTGTTGAAAACCCTCTCTACCGTTCAGCAAGTTATCAAGTTGAATAA
- a CDS encoding T9SS type A sorting domain-containing protein: MIKILLFLSLFLACTFSVRSQYYTQDFDNGEIDPWMDTLHVVIDSASTLWQIGVPQKLLFDEASSPPNALITDTVNAYGASDTAIFYLHVPMDEEFMNYYYGIAAFKWVQKLDIDSLDGGTVDFSIDGGENWENAFTSPYVYNWYGWDDTNLDTLADGTIAFAGTDSLWREIWLCYEYGWLSTLDDTLSIRFTFFSDSIQGDGDGWMIDNLLLEPTIVHTVGETKGEQSYVTLYPNPVAERLNIKLKKSNEFHIIEELKIYSEMGRLMRSYEKIPTNFFVDMSDFPQGSYQVMIRSNLKTEMHQVVVAR, from the coding sequence ATGATAAAAATTCTACTATTTCTTTCCCTGTTTTTAGCTTGTACTTTTTCAGTTCGTTCACAATACTATACTCAAGATTTTGACAATGGCGAAATCGATCCTTGGATGGATACGCTGCACGTGGTGATTGATTCCGCTTCTACCCTTTGGCAAATCGGAGTTCCACAGAAATTACTATTTGATGAAGCTTCTTCTCCGCCCAACGCCTTAATTACCGATACCGTAAATGCCTATGGTGCATCGGATACTGCCATTTTTTATCTTCACGTACCCATGGACGAGGAATTCATGAATTATTACTACGGGATTGCGGCTTTCAAGTGGGTCCAAAAACTCGATATAGATTCTTTAGACGGCGGTACGGTAGATTTTTCTATTGATGGCGGTGAAAATTGGGAAAATGCTTTTACCAGTCCTTACGTGTATAACTGGTATGGGTGGGATGATACTAACCTTGATACCTTGGCCGATGGTACAATAGCCTTCGCAGGTACGGATTCTTTATGGAGAGAGATTTGGCTCTGCTACGAATACGGATGGCTTTCAACGCTTGATGATACGCTGTCAATACGTTTTACTTTTTTTAGCGATTCCATTCAAGGTGATGGTGACGGTTGGATGATTGACAATTTGCTCTTAGAGCCAACTATTGTTCACACGGTTGGAGAAACCAAAGGAGAACAATCTTATGTGACGCTTTATCCTAACCCTGTTGCAGAAAGGCTTAACATCAAGCTGAAAAAATCGAATGAATTTCACATAATTGAGGAATTGAAGATTTATTCTGAAATGGGGCGCCTGATGAGATCTTATGAAAAGATTCCGACAAACTTTTTCGTCGATATGTCAGATTTCCCACAGGGGAGTTATCAAGTTATGATTAGATCAAATCTCAAAACAGAAATGCATCAAGTCGTAGTTGCCAGATAG
- a CDS encoding MMPL family transporter has product MINNRNSVIALILLLAVSVFFGSTLPDTGFDYNFDKFFKPDDQATQYFQVHRDTFSTDNDFILVGVVNEGGVFESDFLTKVEELTSDLEGMPYVTSVISPTNAKVRVREPLTGTVFQRPLLSGKRELDSTRVFTDPSVVGNLFSADTSAISIVAMTKEFLNKDESDELAESLNTILSEYDFDGVHLSGRAIGQVVFIEKIQTEFVLFMSLAMAFVVVLLFIMFRSTRGIILPMVTVLLAVVWSIGILNLTGKGISILLNMLPPVIFVVGMSDAVHLYSRFLEELKKGLSKKESIKLMTTDTGLATLLTSVTTSIGFASLWFTGIPALQEFGVLTAVGVMAAFVIAIVMMPACLTLFPEPKRYLEAANTARWDGFLLTLFHAVTKNRKKVFITTGLISLVMIAVITTIDLNNYLLEDLKKSEKLRQDFTFFDEYFSGVRPFDLGLKWKDEVDVDDLQYFRSLNKLHVYLEENYGVGAVISPLSVLKELNRSNHGGRNEFYRLPEKEGELNRLLKDYKKILNTGKISNLTTEDGNYVRVLGRVGDFGAKHFASKNAELNTFLESEGIAEKASITITGTGTLIDRTNQTLVVSLSKGLGAAFILISILMGLMFRSLRMVLIALVPNLLPLLAVGAVMAAAGINLNMSTGIIFTIAFGIAVDDTIHLLSRYKLELMKGMSSFQAMKNAYLHTGKALIITSIILFGGFIGLCFSSFQSTFFIGLFVTLTLGFALVFDFALLPPLVISPKEKVD; this is encoded by the coding sequence ATGATCAATAATCGAAACTCTGTAATCGCCCTGATTCTGCTTTTGGCAGTTTCTGTTTTTTTCGGTTCTACCCTTCCTGATACAGGGTTTGATTACAATTTCGATAAGTTCTTCAAGCCCGACGATCAGGCCACTCAATATTTTCAAGTTCACCGCGACACCTTCAGCACCGACAATGATTTCATCCTGGTCGGCGTAGTCAATGAAGGCGGCGTTTTTGAATCGGACTTTTTGACAAAAGTCGAGGAGTTAACATCAGATCTGGAGGGTATGCCCTATGTCACTTCGGTGATCTCTCCTACCAATGCAAAAGTCAGAGTGAGAGAGCCCCTGACGGGAACGGTATTTCAGCGACCACTCCTTTCGGGAAAAAGAGAATTGGATTCGACACGAGTATTTACGGACCCGTCCGTAGTCGGAAATCTATTTTCGGCAGATACATCAGCCATCTCTATCGTGGCTATGACAAAGGAATTCCTAAACAAGGATGAGAGTGATGAGTTGGCAGAATCATTGAATACTATTTTATCTGAATACGACTTTGATGGAGTTCATCTTTCAGGTCGTGCCATAGGCCAAGTGGTTTTTATCGAAAAGATTCAAACGGAGTTTGTACTATTCATGAGCCTTGCCATGGCCTTCGTGGTAGTCCTTTTGTTTATCATGTTCAGAAGTACCAGAGGAATTATTTTGCCAATGGTTACCGTTCTATTAGCTGTGGTCTGGAGTATTGGTATCCTTAACCTAACGGGGAAAGGCATCAGCATTTTACTTAACATGCTTCCTCCCGTGATTTTCGTAGTCGGCATGAGCGATGCCGTTCACCTCTATTCCAGATTCTTAGAAGAGTTAAAGAAAGGGCTTTCAAAAAAAGAATCGATCAAACTGATGACCACCGATACGGGATTGGCCACATTACTCACCAGTGTAACAACCTCCATCGGGTTTGCCAGCCTATGGTTTACGGGAATTCCCGCCCTTCAAGAATTCGGAGTACTGACGGCAGTCGGAGTGATGGCCGCCTTTGTTATTGCCATTGTAATGATGCCGGCTTGCCTCACGCTCTTCCCCGAGCCAAAGAGATACTTGGAGGCAGCAAATACAGCGAGATGGGATGGGTTTCTATTGACACTTTTCCATGCTGTAACTAAAAACCGCAAGAAGGTATTCATAACGACCGGGCTGATCAGCTTAGTCATGATAGCGGTCATTACCACTATCGACCTGAACAATTACCTATTGGAAGATTTAAAAAAGAGTGAAAAACTGAGACAAGACTTCACTTTCTTCGATGAATACTTTTCGGGAGTGCGTCCGTTTGATTTGGGCTTGAAATGGAAAGACGAAGTTGATGTGGATGATCTCCAATATTTTCGATCACTTAATAAGCTGCACGTTTACCTGGAAGAGAACTACGGTGTCGGAGCCGTTATTTCGCCACTTTCGGTTTTAAAGGAGCTCAACCGAAGCAACCACGGCGGGAGGAATGAATTCTATCGACTACCCGAAAAAGAAGGCGAACTAAACCGATTGCTGAAAGATTACAAGAAGATTTTAAATACGGGAAAAATCTCCAATCTCACCACCGAAGATGGAAACTACGTAAGAGTTTTGGGAAGGGTTGGGGACTTTGGAGCAAAGCATTTTGCTTCAAAAAATGCTGAGTTAAATACATTTCTCGAAAGCGAAGGAATAGCGGAAAAAGCTTCGATTACGATCACGGGAACGGGGACTTTGATTGACAGAACCAACCAAACCCTTGTCGTAAGTCTATCGAAAGGATTGGGAGCAGCGTTCATTTTGATTTCCATCTTAATGGGGCTTATGTTCCGCTCATTGCGAATGGTGTTGATTGCATTGGTGCCGAATCTCCTTCCGCTTTTGGCAGTGGGCGCGGTGATGGCTGCAGCCGGCATCAATCTCAATATGAGTACAGGTATCATCTTTACCATCGCCTTTGGTATTGCTGTGGACGACACCATACATCTGCTGAGTAGATACAAGCTAGAGTTAATGAAAGGAATGAGTTCATTTCAGGCAATGAAAAATGCCTACCTCCATACTGGAAAGGCGCTCATCATTACGAGTATCATTCTTTTCGGGGGCTTTATCGGCCTTTGCTTCAGCTCATTCCAAAGTACCTTTTTTATAGGCCTCTTCGTGACGCTCACTTTGGGGTTTGCCTTGGTATTCGATTTCGCACTCCTCCCTCCATTGGTGATATCTCCCAAGGAAAAAGTGGATTAG
- a CDS encoding redoxin domain-containing protein, whose amino-acid sequence MRRITIILIVLTIISCGTESPLDQKLTMLDKTGVVLDTVFSSHTGTALIFLSPECPLCQNYSVTIDRIQEDFDGKDIAFYGVVSGTYYSDADIKGFLIRYKLDLPVILDPELALANHYEAEITPEAFLIAKNGEPQYQGAIDNWAISLGQKRQTITERYLENALTAHLTGSEINPKKTKAVGCFIE is encoded by the coding sequence ATGCGTCGAATCACAATAATTTTGATCGTGCTCACCATAATTTCTTGCGGAACAGAATCTCCTCTTGATCAAAAATTGACAATGCTCGACAAAACTGGAGTTGTCTTGGACACGGTGTTCTCGAGTCACACAGGCACAGCATTGATCTTCTTGTCACCCGAATGTCCGCTTTGCCAGAACTACAGTGTAACTATTGATCGCATCCAAGAAGACTTTGATGGAAAAGACATCGCGTTTTACGGTGTCGTCAGCGGAACTTACTACTCAGACGCAGACATCAAAGGCTTTCTAATTAGGTACAAACTTGACCTACCGGTCATACTTGATCCTGAACTAGCCCTTGCAAATCATTATGAAGCTGAGATAACCCCTGAAGCATTCTTGATCGCAAAAAATGGAGAACCACAGTATCAGGGAGCGATAGACAACTGGGCAATTTCGCTGGGACAGAAGCGACAGACCATAACTGAGCGATACCTCGAAAATGCACTTACCGCCCACTTGACGGGAAGTGAAATCAATCCTAAAAAAACAAAGGCTGTAGGATGTTTTATAGAATAG
- a CDS encoding LysR substrate-binding domain-containing protein, with protein sequence MTLTQLKYVLAVDTYRHFAAAAESCFVTQPTLSMQINKLEKELDVLIFDRNKHPVEPTVIGAQIIKQARTTMQEAKRIEELVKGSKGQVSGEFRLGIIPTVSTNLLPRFLRVVMEKYPEIELKIEELQTEQILEKLDRDQIDAGILATPLDKTGIIEKPLYYEPFMAYVPKGHRLENEDFVLHSELRLSDMLLLKNGHCFRDSVINLCASAFPDDHSNHKTLEFQSGNFETLIRLANNGFGMTLLPYLMALDLGEEERQFIKPIEHPQPTREISMIYSKVQLKISIIDLLAEEIQAQLPKKLLSPQAETVVNPKIDKKLAG encoded by the coding sequence ATGACACTAACCCAATTAAAATACGTTCTCGCAGTAGATACCTACCGCCATTTTGCCGCCGCTGCCGAAAGCTGCTTCGTGACTCAACCCACCCTTAGTATGCAAATTAATAAGCTCGAAAAAGAGCTGGATGTTTTGATTTTTGATCGGAATAAACATCCCGTTGAGCCGACTGTCATTGGTGCTCAAATCATCAAGCAGGCCCGCACCACTATGCAAGAGGCGAAGAGAATAGAGGAGTTAGTCAAGGGAAGTAAAGGACAGGTATCAGGAGAATTCAGACTAGGCATTATACCTACGGTGAGTACCAATTTACTTCCTCGTTTCCTTCGAGTAGTTATGGAAAAGTACCCGGAGATTGAGCTAAAAATTGAAGAGCTACAGACCGAGCAGATTTTAGAAAAACTCGATCGTGATCAGATTGATGCGGGCATTCTTGCAACACCGTTGGACAAGACAGGAATTATCGAAAAACCACTATACTACGAACCATTCATGGCTTATGTACCAAAGGGACATCGTTTGGAAAACGAAGACTTCGTGCTTCATTCAGAGTTAAGGTTGAGCGATATGCTACTGCTTAAAAACGGACATTGCTTCAGAGACAGTGTGATAAATCTGTGTGCATCTGCTTTTCCGGATGACCATAGCAACCACAAAACACTCGAATTTCAGAGCGGAAACTTTGAAACCCTCATTCGTCTGGCGAACAATGGATTTGGAATGACGCTACTCCCATACCTGATGGCACTGGATTTAGGTGAAGAAGAAAGGCAATTTATCAAACCAATCGAACACCCGCAGCCAACGAGAGAGATAAGTATGATCTACAGTAAAGTGCAGCTGAAAATTAGTATCATCGACTTGCTTGCAGAGGAGATTCAGGCCCAGCTGCCTAAAAAACTTCTCTCACCTCAAGCAGAGACTGTGGTGAATCCCAAGATTGATAAAAAGTTAGCCGGCTAA